The DNA segment AAGGAATTTAAATCAGAATTGGAGAAATCTGGCATTCAGTTAGGACCTGACCAATTAGGCCCATTAATGACCGTTTTGGgattggaaaagaaaaaataaagggagatgaaaataaataaaaagcatCTTCAATCCTTTTTGCCAATGCCCTCcgtatatatgtataaatGTGTTACGTATGAACTCACTACATAAAACTCATTAGGAACATCATACGGTTTATCGTATCACTTGTTAGAAcgcatttttatttttttcctaaGTCCTGAAAAATCGAGGACCTTACTGTCAGCACTGTTACATTTGTCTCTTTACAATCGTTATTGTTACTATTCACAAGGTGCGAAAATtcagttttcttcatccagCCAGTCCAAGAATTCAGGAGCCAAATAAGTAATGATTAATCTTGCACCTGCTCTCAAAAAACCTTGGTGAGATTCAAAAGCGATAGTCTTCAAATCAACAACACCCTTTTCGGCAGCAGCATGTAGCATTGCGTATTCACCTGAGACATGATAGGCGCAAATTGGCAAGTCTTTACAAATTTCACTTGCATCCCTCATTATATCTAAATAGAAAGTAGAAGGCTTGACAATGATACCATCGGCACCTTCGCCCATATCTCTTTCTAACGCCCTACGGGCCAAACCACGACCAGCAGGAGGCAATTGGTAACACTTTCTATCACCATTGGAGGGAGCTGAACAAGCAGCATCGCGGAAGGGCCCATACAGGTTACCGCTGAACTTGGCGGCATAAGATAAGACAAAGGTCTTATGGGCTAAATCGGCATTTATCAAGCCTCTCTTGATATCTTTGATTCTACCATCAATCATATCACTTGGAGCCACACAATGCGCACCGGCCTTTGCGTAGTTGACTGCTACGGCAGCTAATCTAGAGACACTACGTTCTCTATTTATGGTGCCATCATCGTACAAAACCCCACAATGGCCATGAGAAGTATATTCACAAAGGCAGACATCGCAAATAATGTACAATTCCGGGAAGTTTTCAcgaatgaatttgatacCTTGGATAACAGGCCCTGCTGGATCGTCAGCTGCGGTACCAACAGGATCCTTTGTACCAGGAATCAAAGGCACACCAAACAAGATTACGGAACGTAAGCCCTTGTTGACTAATGGTTTCAGGTAGTCCTTTAATCTATTGACACCAATTCTATTGATATTGGGTAAGGAGTCAATTTCAGTGAAGTCGTCTGGATTATCAGAAATAAATAATGGGAAGATCAACATGTTTTTGGTCAGTTGGCGCTCACTTTGCCACTGTCTCAACAGTGGATGATTGTAACCACCTGCTAAGACAGATGAGATTTCTGTTGGCtcaatttccaaaaattcagCTGTATGCATGATTTGTCAGTGTTTTCTGATATGGATGCCTGGAGAAAATATTAATATGTGGAAACCACAAAACTTCCACTTATATAGCTAATTTAGCCAGAAATCATGAACAATAGGATGACGCATAGACGTCACTACTCTTCATATAAGTTgcctttctcttttataaATTGGGCAGGCAGCTTGCCTCAGGCCAATCACCGCACCGAACAGGGATTGCTCGTTTACCCGTTGCGttcaaagtttttcattttccgCATCatctacttttttttttttgacgcCGTTTTTGAATGTCTTGGTCATTGATCTTGAAATGATTTATGTTCGTGTTTTCACGGCACAAAGGTAGGCAAATCGGTAAATTTTACTCGTAATAAATAATCAAGGCCTCTAGAGGATTTAATATCAGGAAATAATAATGTGAGTTTTTTGCAAATGGCCTTATATTCCTGAcatcttcttgaatttgtGTTTTAGCGTCGATGAAGactcttccttttttcgtACGGTAATCTGGACATCTTGTTtcgtcttttcttttttttttgcgatTGCTTGTAATTCCAGATATGCAGCATTTATTTACAGGTGCTGATTGATTTACTATAGAGTTTATCAGGTAGTAGTTCTTTTTCATGTctcaattgaagaaaaggaaccCATAAATACATTAGCACTGAACAAACAATAACTGCCGCATTGGTTTGTTTTCTaacttgaatttttctttatacaTATGCCACTGTATTAGGATGGGTGAATACCGTTTTCTTACTTTCTTCCTATGAAGGCGAAAGAATGGTGAAGGACAACTAAACAATAAATCGTTTTTCACACATCCCCATAAAGCTTTCTCTGTTTGTCAGTTGTGACTCATCTTTCGTCGATGTTGCTTGGTAGATACAATTGAACAAGATTGAGATATCtaaaatgttcaaaaattataCTCTCTTATGTAGTTTCCGTCATGGCTGAACGAAGGAAAACTACATCACCTGAGAATTACGAACAATCTAATTTTCTCATAATTAAGAAGGCGAACTACCTAAAAGACAAATATCTTGGTTATGTATGGTATGCGTTGAATATCCAGTCGCAAAAGCTGTCCTGCCCTACTTTATATaaacaaaatcaaaatggAAATGCAACTAAAAGAGACACATAGCCcgaaagaaaacaaaactaTTTTGAATCTAGGATTTATTTAGGGCTTCAGTTACTAATTTTCTGGGCTATGAATTGTTTGTGCTATTACACACTGGGCTTCTAGAAGTATTTAATGAAGGCAATTCCACTGTGTCACAAATCCAATATGGTATTGATTAAAATGATTACCGCATACTCGGTTCAAGATGGCTGGTAATACACCGAGGAAATAGAGTACTAAGAATACAACTTTGCTTCAAGTCAGGCGCCACATAAGAATGAACATTTGCATTTCAATGATGTGATACCACGAAGACGAAACCCTTCTTAAGTTATCATCAAAATTCTGGTCTCGAAGCCCTGCATTACAGTTCTCTTATACGGGACACCAGTTATATTCTCCGATGTTAGCGAAGCCAGTATAGCCTTGGTTTAGTGGGTGGTCGTAGAAATGAACTCTACAAGTGACATTTCCAAAACGTTCTCATACCAGGTCGCAATCGCAGTCTCATCTCACCAAATTTATCATCGCTCAAGTCATTGCCAGAATAAATGAGTGCCGGCCATTTGAACCTAATCCATGGAATAGAGAACATAGCGTGGACTCGATTCAGGCTACAGCTAAAGCCACTAATTTACCACCGTTAATGCACCACAATCACATTTGACTTTGCTGGGCGAGCCAGAAATGAAATAACCTAGACGAAGCATCTTCCAATCAAGTATTGTTAGCTTTTTCACACTATAAATAGCCGCCGCTGCCACTGCTATTTTGTCATTAATGGCCCATTACAGGTTAGAATGTAtgcaaaaatgaagaacaatGTGACAaaatgttggaacaagcaggttcatcattattcacataactagtccttgtttcagaatgaagaatgttgaaatgacgttttattgatgggtgcacttggagtcaaagatccattaattgaacatcaacttggaatttatatataaatgatatgagtcgttacattgaacttatagtaaattccctaggttattgttatgttgaacatacttaatatgtccaatcggcgtgtgttttatatacctctcttatataagtataagaaagatttctgcttttattcttaattaatactactaattatcaacacaaaaatgatatctCACAATTTTTACTAAACAATACTATGTCCATGCAGCAGTCCATCAATATTACCTCGGATGTGAGGGGTCATCTGTGTGACTAAGATATCTACCGCCATAATGTTGTACATTGTTGAGATAGGGCTCACTTCAAAGTAAGAGCAGTACTACTTTCCGGGCTCTCTTAATATTTACGTTGCAGCGATATGAATCTGGGTATCTTCACAACTGtcttaaaaaaattccaacAATTATCATACGGTAcatcaaattttcagtGATGTATATTACTCAAGTTGGGTATACATGATAATTATAAAATGTTTAGGCTCTCGAAATTCAACAATCAAGTGGTTGTTTGGCCGAGCGGTCTAAGGCGCCtgattcaagaaaaccTCTTGACCGCAGTTAACTGTGGGAATACTCAGGTATCGTAAGATGCAAGAGTTCGAATCTCTTAGCAaccattattttttaacaAATTCGTTCCTTCATCACTAGAACGCCTTACAACGAACATTTACagttcaaaatatttgttttttaacGCACCGAATATTTTGTTGTGTGCCTATTCGAttctttgtttcaaagGCACGAATTTTAGCCATGAAACGTACAAAATTGCGCAAGAGGGGAGCATCCACTGGATTAATTCACATTACATATAGACAGTTAGCTCATTGAGTTCAAGGTCATTTAGTTTCGACTAATTTTTGAGTaccaaaaaggaaaaaaaactggcTTTTACCCACAAGGGATAGCAAGCAATTAAGCATTGTGCCTGACAACTTTCTCTTATTTCATTAATTTAGtaattaatgaaaaagtgCTGCCCAAAGAcccataaagaaaagaaatcgcTATTTTGTTTGAACAGACATGCGCATGCACATCACGTGTTTGGTATATTTTTGGTTCGGCTTGGTTCGGTTCGGGCTTGGCTCAATTTGGCGTGGTTTAGCTCAGCAAAGCTTATTTAAGGAACCTCTTTACGTAATCAAACGGAAGAGCTCAAAGAATGAGGTTATTCATTATAACAGGAAACCTTTCTCAAGGAGAGTTGATTTTGAGGTTTAATTAGGATCAAATCATTTAGTATAGGAATAGAACAGAAAGGGCACTCACTAtacatttttataaaaatcGATCAAACCAATcattaagaaaaaacttaAGCTGAATAATTATGACTTCTGAAAAAACCACTGTATTCGTTTCTGGTGCTACTGGTTTCATTGCTTTACATGTTGTGGATGATTTGCTGAAAGCAGGTTACAAAGTCATCGGTTCAGGTAgatctaaagaaaaaaacgatggtttattgaaaaaattcaataacaaTCCCAATCTTTCGATGGAAGTTGTCGAGGACATCGCTGCTCCGAATGCTTTTGATGAAGCTTTTCAAAAGCGTGGTAAAGATATCAAGGTTGTTCTGCACATTGCTTCCCCAGTACAATTCAACACCactgattttgaaaacgaTCTGCTGATTCCGGCTGTCAATGGCACCGAATCAATTTTAGAGGCAATTAAAAAGTATGCCGCAGATACTGTTGAAAAAGTCGTCATTACTTCTTCTGTTGCTGCCCTTGCAGCACCTACGGATATGAGCAACAATGGCTTCGTTGTTAACGAGGAGAGCTGGAACAAAGACACCTGGGAAAGCTGTCAAGCCGATGCCATTACCGCGTACTGCGGTTCCAAAAAGTTTGCTGAAAGGGCTGCTTGGGACtttgtcaaagaaaatcaatCAGCCATCAAGTTTACAATTTCCACTATCAACCCAGGGTTCGTTTTTGGCCCTCAACTGTTCACAAATTCACTTAAAAACGGAATAAATAGTTCTTCAGCTATTATTGCCAAATTAGTCCGTTCTAAAGCGAGTGGCAAATTTTATAATTTCAGCGGTCCATTTATTGACGTCCGTGACGTCTCAAAAGCTCACTTAGCTGCATTTGAAAACCCAAAGTGTGCCGGCAGAAGATTATTCTTGTGTGAGGATTTATTCTGTTCCCAAGATGTAGTCGACGTCCTGAACGAGGAATTTCCGCAATTAAAGGGTAAGATAGCTACTGGTGAACCTGGCAGCGGTCCAGGCtatttggcaaaaaatTGTTGCAAGTGCGACAACTCTGAGACCAAAAGGTTGTTGGGATTCAAATTTCACAGCTTCAAGAATTGCATTGTTGATACTGCATCACAACTGCTAGAAGTTCAAAATGAAGCCTGAATTAAATGTTGATCAGATCTTCcctcaatttttttaattacCAGAAAATATAGAGATATATAGCTTATAGATTAGACGTTTTACCTTACGAACCGAAGCGCTTTTGTTGTACACAGTTTTGTCTCTTCATgccaaaatcaaaatattcaaagcAATTTCGGGTAGATCAGCCACAGCATCTGACAGTGGTGTCTAtgatttcttgtttatGCTTGTCCTGAGCGTCTATCAAAATATGTCAAAGTGCTCTTTAAACTTAGGTGGATCTCACgatttgaatttcattAAGCCTTAGAACAAAGAATGTTTTCCTTAAATAACATGGACCTTGCAATAATCTATGGTATGATATGTAAAATGCAAAACCAActatttcaaataaaaaagagaaacttCGATCGAAAAATGCTTAAGATGAGCTTGCCGTTCTGACCAAGTTAGaatatttacatatataagaggttttatttttttgcagtaAAATCTACATGCGCGATATACTAACGGGGAGAAAAACCACATCAAAGGACAGTTGATTAACCGCAATAGAAATGCTGCTAGCGATACccgaaatgaaaaaaaagggctGCCGTTTAGATGCAGAATGCCCAAACCATGTCAATTTACTTTTTTAATTTCGACCTATTAAAAGGGATTGCAGTTTTTAGAATGCACGGCGAAGTGAAGCAACAATTAGATAAATCTGTAGAAGAAATGAACAAAGAACTTAGAATAGACCTTATTTAAAGGCGGTGggatgaaaaggaaggcTTCATTATTTATGGCCAGCACTTTTAACATTATCTTCTTTCCAAGACCCGTCAAACATATGCTTTACATAAGCCGATTCGTCATCACTTGATTTGGAGCCCATGTGTCCAGCATCTGGTGAAAAACTTGTTATTGGCAGAACCATCACATCATCTACAATAACAGGCTTCTTcataaaggaaaaaaattcccaCGGCACTAAATTTGACGACTGCAAAGAtgctgatatttttttatagaacTTTCTTGTCGATTTGGCTGACCCACTGCTGTCAACCTCATCTGCTGGCATAGAAGCGCTGTCGCTATCGTCCTTGGTCAGGTTTGGGTTGACCAGTAGGATATCGTCGTTGTGTTCCAGTGCATTGTTTAAATATTCGAAGATGATGTCAGAGAAAATGCCTGGACCCGTCCAATTCATTACATCGACTTCTTCGTTATTTTCCGATTCGGAGTGTTTGTCAGTCCTGTCCTTATGTCTTTCCTTCCTAATGTTAACATTGTAATCATCCTTATATCTTGAATCAATCATATCACCGATAGGAACGCCTGAGTTTTTCACGCTCATTAAAGTTGATGCggtaatattcaaaatcaattcTCTGAGGATTGGATGGCCGGGCTTAGCTTGAATAGTCCATTGACAAAACTGGATTCTACGGGCATAATGGTCATTCCAGTCAACTCTGTCGGGATCAGCCTCAATGCCGATGACTAGTCCCGGTTGCTGTGATATTTTACTGCTTGTGGGAGGTGAGACCTTTAGATTTTTATAAGGAATCGCGATGTTCACGTTTATTATGTCGTCTAACCATGATTTCCTCTTGGAAGGCCATGAGTCGATCGGCTTTAAAAGCCTGGTGTCTATATCTGAGTAAACACCACCTCTTGCGAATAACACTAAATACCTAAAAAAGTCCGCCTTCAATATATTTTTAGGCATCAACTTAAACGCTTGAACAACTAGTGGTACGGGTGCGTAAAGATTCTCCAAGAATGGGATGGTGGAGTCATCTGGAATCAAAGAATATTGGTAATGTGATGAACCTGACCATGTTTTCTGACAAGTTCTGAAATTGGAGGGAAAATCCTCACTATCTGTGCCAACTTTCCAGGTTTGCCATACTCTCTGCGGAATTGGAGACTGAGGGTCGTAAGGGAACGCAAATGACAATTGATCACGTAAACTGTACAGATgggttttcttcttgccaACCGCACTTTGTTTCCTGAGATTTAGATCTTGTAAATGCGAAGTCGTGGGGAGAAGCGTCTTCTTATAATCACTTTTACTTGGGTGAAATTGAGAAAGCAACCTTTTGTTAGACAGATGAAATGACAACAaagagtaaaaaagaagcacGGCTACGATTATCGTCTTTGATTTCCTCGTGGCAAGCAGATGGGGTAGCATCCTGGACATAttcccaatttttttattcttcgtTGAGTTACTACTGGCTTTGCTattgaaatggaaaaagaggaaaagaagtaCTTAAACCTATATATGTTAAATACAAACATGCAGACGAAAAGAGAGAATGTACAGCGGCAGGAGAATAAGGCCGGTATATGAATAAGACGGAAACAATAGTTACCTAGCTGCCTTGATGTAGGAGTTTGACGTTGCTGTCCCTGCAACGTCAAAAAATACGAAAAGGCGCGCGCGGTTGAGGCCCagcccattttttttcgcggTGGGCCGGCCAAGTGGCCCAGGCAGTTCTACccaaaaaagaacaaaagagaGAGGCGCAAGTTAAGATGTTTTATTAATCAATCCTTCGCCATGACAAAAGTcggtatatatatatataattttatATAGTAGATCGTGCAATTGCAAGCAGGCCCAGATGGCGGGTCGAAAAGACGCCGTCAGGATCTTATTTCTCCACTACGTTGACGTTGTGGGCCTTCAGTTCTTCCttgattttgttgatgGCTTCTGGATCCTCGCTGATGGATCTCGTGTAGTCCAGCAGGACGGTGGTCTTGTAACCTAGTTCCGCGGCAGAAATGGCAGTAGCCTTGACACAGTAATCTAAAGCGACGCCGACAACGTAAACTTCGTCTGTATGATGCTTTTCCAAATACTTATTCATGTCGGTTTTGTGGAAGTTCCAAATATCGTGGAAGGCAGAGTAGTACTCACGATCGGTCAAGAAACCCTTGTCGACAATCTTAATGTGCTTGGTGAGCACCTGCTCCATTATCTGGTCGACCAACTGACTGCCCCAGGTGTTTTTTACACAGTGTACAGGCCATAGGATACCCTCCTGGGTAGAATCATCGCCTGGTCTTGGAGAACGGTAGGTGTAAGTGGAATAAGgttctttatctttatGGTTCTTGGCGAACGAGACATGTCTGGAAGGGTGCCAGTCTCTTGTAACCACAATTCTGTGCCAGTCTCTGCTAGGATCCTGCATCAGGTCTGAAATGGGATTGATCAATTCCTCACCTTTTGGGACAGTCAAGGAGCCCAAAGGGGAAATGAAGTCATTTTGCATGTCAACAACAATTAAagtcttcattttttctttgtctttatgtaatttttctttgctacAGTCGTAAGCGATTGAAGGAGAGGAATTTACTTTAGTTAGTCACTTAACAAATTGATTTTAACCAAGCactatatacatatatatatatatatatatgtttattAATAGCTAACAGCACATCAAACAGTCATAATAGGAAGCACATACGTATTGGCCCGAACCGAAGCCCCTGCCTGCCCTGCCCCTTGTGgaacttttttcatttgctaATTTCGATACTATCAGTACGTAACAGCACGCGGCCCCCTATGTGGGGCTACCcctttttttagtttcttttttttttttttcgggAACGTTCCAGGAGTCCGAGTGCCGTTCAAAACGATATTCGGATTAAACGAAAACCGTTCATAGTGACAAAGGGGTTTGGTCACGCGACCCGTCAAATGTGATATGAAAACAGACCAAGAGGTTACCCTATGGTCatttcgattttttttttatattaatagttttttgtttggatCTCGGCGGCAGTTTTTTCTGCCTCATACAAGAAGGATCGGATCCTAAGGAAAGACAGAAAGGAGAAGCAGGGGTAATAAATAACAGCAAGCGCAACAGCGGACAAACCTT comes from the Saccharomyces kudriavzevii IFO 1802 strain IFO1802 genome assembly, chromosome: 7 genome and includes:
- the PNC1 gene encoding nicotinamidase (similar to Saccharomyces cerevisiae PNC1 (YGL037C); ancestral locus Anc_4.75); the protein is MKTLIVVDMQNDFISPLGSLTVPKGEELINPISDLMQDPSRDWHRIVVTRDWHPSRHVSFAKNHKDKEPYSTYTYRSPRPGDDSTQEGILWPVHCVKNTWGSQLVDQIMEQVLTKHIKIVDKGFLTDREYYSAFHDIWNFHKTDMNKYLEKHHTDEVYVVGVALDYCVKATAISAAELGYKTTVLLDYTRSISEDPEAINKIKEELKAHNVNVVEK
- the SKDI07G2160 gene encoding carbonyl reductase (NADPH-dependent) (similar to Saccharomyces cerevisiae YGL039W), with product MTSEKTTVFVSGATGFIALHVVDDLLKAGYKVIGSGRSKEKNDGLLKKFNNNPNLSMEVVEDIAAPNAFDEAFQKRGKDIKVVLHIASPVQFNTTDFENDLLIPAVNGTESILEAIKKYAADTVEKVVITSSVAALAAPTDMSNNGFVVNEESWNKDTWESCQADAITAYCGSKKFAERAAWDFVKENQSAIKFTISTINPGFVFGPQLFTNSLKNGINSSSAIIAKLVRSKASGKFYNFSGPFIDVRDVSKAHLAAFENPKCAGRRLFLCEDLFCSQDVVDVLNEEFPQLKGKIATGEPGSGPGYLAKNCCKCDNSETKRLLGFKFHSFKNCIVDTASQLLEVQNEA
- the OCH1 gene encoding initiation-specific alpha-1,6-mannosyltransferase (similar to Saccharomyces cerevisiae OCH1 (YGL038C); ancestral locus Anc_4.74); the encoded protein is MSRMLPHLLATRKSKTIIVAVLLFYSLLSFHLSNKRLLSQFHPSKSDYKKTLLPTTSHLQDLNLRKQSAVGKKKTHLYSLRDQLSFAFPYDPQSPIPQRVWQTWKVGTDSEDFPSNFRTCQKTWSGSSHYQYSLIPDDSTIPFLENLYAPVPLVVQAFKLMPKNILKADFFRYLVLFARGGVYSDIDTRLLKPIDSWPSKRKSWLDDIINVNIAIPYKNLKVSPPTSSKISQQPGLVIGIEADPDRVDWNDHYARRIQFCQWTIQAKPGHPILRELILNITASTLMSVKNSGVPIGDMIDSRYKDDYNVNIRKERHKDRTDKHSESENNEEVDVMNWTGPGIFSDIIFEYLNNALEHNDDILLVNPNLTKDDSDSASMPADEVDSSGSAKSTRKFYKKISASLQSSNLVPWEFFSFMKKPVIVDDVMVLPITSFSPDAGHMGSKSSDDESAYVKHMFDGSWKEDNVKSAGHK
- the HEM2 gene encoding porphobilinogen synthase HEM2 (similar to Saccharomyces cerevisiae HEM2 (YGL040C); ancestral locus Anc_4.70), translated to MHTAEFLEIEPTEISSVLAGGYNHPLLRQWQSERQLTKNMLIFPLFISDNPDDFTEIDSLPNINRIGVNRLKDYLKPLVNKGLRSVILFGVPLIPGTKDPVGTAADDPAGPVIQGIKFIRENFPELYIICDVCLCEYTSHGHCGVLYDDGTINRERSVSRLAAVAVNYAKAGAHCVAPSDMIDGRIKDIKRGLINADLAHKTFVLSYAAKFSGNLYGPFRDAACSAPSNGDRKCYQLPPAGRGLARRALERDMGEGADGIIVKPSTFYLDIMRDASEICKDLPICAYHVSGEYAMLHAAAEKGVVDLKTIAFESHQGFLRAGARLIITYLAPEFLDWLDEEN